The proteins below come from a single Trachemys scripta elegans isolate TJP31775 chromosome 16, CAS_Tse_1.0, whole genome shotgun sequence genomic window:
- the SAMD4B gene encoding protein Smaug homolog 2 has translation MMFRDQVGILAGWFKGWNECEQTVALLSLLKRVTRTQARFLQLCLEHSLADCTEIHIVESEANSAAVISQWHQESKDKVVSLLLSHLPLLQPGNTEAKSEYMKLLQKVLAYSIESNLFIEESRQLLSYALIHPATTLDDRNSLALWLNHLEERLSSGYSGQGRGRPDTAYHSRQGSDEWQGPGDSGMGELGHGWQEKLPRENGHLPFHSSSSVPSAINSIGSNANAALPCQIHPSPLKRSMSLIPTSPQAPGEWMSPDELCARQAFIPGDHAPLSPQSSVASSGSEQTEEQMGSRNTFQEDGSGMKDVPSWLKSLRLHKYAALFSQMTYEEMMTLTEQHLESQNVTKGARHKIALSIQKLRERQSVLKSLEKDILEGGNLWNALQELQQIIITPIKAYSSLQAMAAPKEGQQAVPERHGAPRPGLDKATNGAEDKEPAVDGFSSQTASPCDGESATAPIAEGDIPGQFTRVMGKVCTQLLVSRPDEENITSYLQLIEKCLTHEAFTETQKKRLLSWKQQVLKLLRAFPRKAVLDMQGYRQQKGWAFGSNSLPIAGSVGVGVARRGQRPFQMPPRAMPPSRLGLLSPAGIGGVLPRHALTSPIGSQGRQNLWFANPGGSNSMPGQSRSSVQRTHSLPVHTSPQAIIMFPQDCQIPGTDLEINPTLESLCLSMTEHALGDGTDKTSTI, from the exons atgatgttccgGGATCAGGTGGGAATCCTGGCCGGCTGGTTCAAAGGCTGGAATGAATGCGAGCAGACggtggctctgctctccctcctcaaGCGCGTCACTCGCACCCAAGCCCGCTTCCTGCAGCTGTGCCTGGAGCACTCGCTGGCCGACTGCACCGAGATCCACATCGTGGAGTCGGAGGCCAACAGCGCAG CTGTCATCAGCCAATGGCACCAGGAATCGAAGGACAAGGTGGTCTCCCTGCTCCTGTCTCacctgcccctgctgcagcctggcaaCACAGAAGCCAAGTCCGAATACATGAAGCTATTGCAGAAGGTCCTGGCCTACTCCATCGAGAGCAACCTGTTCATCGAGGAAAGCCGGCAGCTGCTGTCCTACGCCCTCATCCACCCGGCCACCACGCTGGACGATCGCAACTCCCTGGCCCTGTGGCTCAACCACCTCGAGGAACGCCTGTCTAGCGGCTACTCCGGCCAGGGCAGGGGCCGGCCCGACACTGCCTACCACTCGCGCCAGGGCTCGGACGAGTGGCAGGGCCCAGGGGACTCGGGCATGGGGGAGCTGGGACACGGCTGGCAGGAGAAGCTGCCCCGCGAAAACGGACACTTGCCTTTCCACTCCTCTAGCTCGGTGCCCTCGGCCATCAACAGCATCGGAAGCAATGCAAATGCAG ctctgccctgccaaaTCCACCCCAGCCCGCTCAAGCGCTCCATGTCCCTCATCCCCACCAGCCCGCAGGCCCCCGGCGAGTGGATGAGCCCCGACGAGCTTTGCGCCCGGCAGGCGTTCATCCCGGGGGACCACGCGCCCCTGTCCCCCCAGAGCAGCGTGGCCTCCTCGGGCAGCGAACAGACGGAGGAGCAGATGGGCAGCCGTAACACCTTCCAGGAGGATGGCAGTGGCATGAAAG ACGTCCCCTCGTGGCTGAAGAGCCTTCGTCTGCACAAGTACGCAGCCCTCTTCTCCCAGATGACGTATGAAGAGATGATGACCCTCACGGAGCAGCATCTGGAGTCCCAG AACGTGACCAAAGGAGCCAGACACAAAATTGCCTTGAGCATCCAGAAGCTACGGGAGAGGCAGAGTGTTCTCAAGTCTCTGGAGAAG GACATCCTAGAAGGAGGGAACCTGTGGAACGCGCTCCAGGAGCTCCAGCAGATAATCATCACGCCCATCAAAGCATACAGCTCCCTCCAGGCCATGGCCGCGCCCAAGGAGGGGCAGCAGGCGGTGCCCGAGCGCCACGGAGCCCCCAGGCCGGGCCTGGACAAAGCCACCAACGGGGCAGAGGACAAGGAGCCTGCAGTGGACGGCTTCTCGTCCCAGACGGCCTCCCCCTGCGACGGGGAGTCGGCCACGGCACCCATCGCGGAAGGGGACATCCCGGGGCAGTTCACCCGGGTGATGGGGAAAG TGTGCACGCAGCTGCTCGTCTCCCGGCCTGacgaggagaacatcaccagttACCTCCAGCTCATAGAGAAGTGCCTGACTCACGAG GCATTCACGGAGACGCAGAAGAAGAGGCTGTTGTCCTGGAAGCAGCAGGTGCTGAAGTTGTTGCGAGCGTTCCCCCGGAAGGCCGTGCTCGACATGCAAGGGTACCGCCAGCAGAAAGG GTGGGCTTTTGGTTCCAACTCTCTCCCCATAGCTGGATCTGTGGGGGTGGGCGTCGCGCGCAGAGGGCAGCGGCCGTTCCAGATGCCCCCTCGAGCCATGCCCCCGAGCCGCCTGGGGCTGCTGAGTCCGGCGGGGATTGGAGGGGTCTTGCCCCGGCATGCACTTACCAGCCCCATCGGGAGCCAGGGACGACAG AATCTGTGGTTCGCCAATCCCGGGGGCAGCAACAGCATGCCCGGCCAGAGCCGCAGCTCGGTCCAGCGCACCCATTCGCTACCCGTCCACACGTCCCCGCAGGCCATCATCATGTTCCCCCAGG ATTGCCAGATCCCCGGAACAGACCTGGAGATCAACCCCACGCTGGAGTCGCTGTGCCTGAGCATGACGGAGCACGCGCTGGGCG ATGGCACCGACAAGACCTCCACCATCTGA